In one window of Cupriavidus necator N-1 DNA:
- a CDS encoding C40 family peptidase, with amino-acid sequence MPLRRTRISSHPLRAQGLLAQVRLPLLCATALLLAACASSPPSRHAGLPRTPGKPMIDPSAGLEEISIQAMSLVGTPYRYGGNTPDSGFDCSGLVRYVVSRAANVNLPRTTEAMGARGSSLDRSEVASGDLVFFNTTGRANSHVGIYVGQNRFVHAPSSGGTVRLEDMGKPYWASRYNGARRVVAAANQPPASVAFPAAPPLPEPAPAPAPLPVDDDPIAAFANQ; translated from the coding sequence ATGCCATTGCGCCGTACCCGAATCTCTTCCCATCCATTGCGTGCGCAGGGCCTGCTTGCCCAGGTCCGGCTGCCGCTGCTCTGCGCCACCGCCCTGTTGCTGGCGGCCTGCGCAAGTTCCCCGCCTTCGCGCCATGCCGGCCTGCCGCGCACGCCGGGCAAGCCCATGATCGATCCCAGCGCCGGACTGGAAGAGATTTCGATCCAGGCGATGTCGCTGGTCGGCACACCCTATCGCTACGGCGGCAATACGCCAGACTCCGGCTTCGACTGCAGCGGGCTGGTGCGCTACGTGGTGTCGCGCGCGGCCAATGTGAACCTGCCGCGCACGACCGAGGCAATGGGCGCCCGCGGCAGTTCGCTGGACCGCAGCGAGGTGGCATCCGGCGACCTGGTGTTCTTCAACACCACCGGCCGCGCCAATTCGCACGTGGGCATCTACGTCGGACAGAACCGCTTTGTCCATGCGCCGTCTTCCGGCGGCACGGTCCGGCTGGAGGACATGGGCAAGCCCTACTGGGCCTCGCGCTACAACGGCGCGCGCCGCGTGGTGGCGGCGGCCAACCAGCCACCCGCGTCGGTGGCATTCCCGGCAGCGCCACCGCTGCCTGAGCCCGCGCCGGCCCCCGCACCGCTTCCGGTCGACGACGATCCCATCGCGGCCTTCGCCAACCAGTGA
- a CDS encoding inorganic phosphate transporter produces the protein MQTIQMSLWVIALLVALALLFDFMNGFHDAANSIATVVSTGVLKPHHAVAMAAMCNVVAIFIFHLKVAATVGTGTIDVSIVDHYVVFGALVGAIAWNVITWYYGIPSSSSHALIGGLVGAAVAKAGTGALVGSGLLKTVAFILISPLLGFILGSLMMVIVGWTFFRTPPSRVDRWFRRLQLVSASMYSLGHGGNDAQKTIGIIWMLLIASGHVVAGGQPPTWVIVSCYVAIGMGTLFGGWRIVRTMGQKITKLKPVGGFCAETGGAITLFFASALGVPVSTTHTITGAIVGVGSAQKMSAVRWGVAGNIVWAWVLTIPASAFMAAIAWWIGRHIL, from the coding sequence ATGCAGACCATACAAATGAGCCTGTGGGTGATCGCCTTGCTGGTGGCGCTCGCGCTGCTGTTCGACTTCATGAACGGCTTCCACGACGCGGCCAACTCGATCGCCACCGTGGTTTCCACGGGCGTGCTCAAGCCGCACCACGCGGTGGCGATGGCGGCGATGTGCAACGTCGTCGCGATCTTTATCTTCCATCTGAAGGTGGCCGCCACGGTGGGCACCGGCACGATCGATGTCAGTATCGTCGACCATTACGTCGTGTTCGGGGCGCTGGTCGGGGCGATCGCCTGGAACGTCATCACCTGGTACTACGGCATCCCTTCGTCGTCGTCGCACGCGCTGATCGGCGGACTGGTGGGCGCGGCGGTGGCCAAGGCCGGCACCGGTGCGCTGGTGGGCAGCGGCCTGCTGAAAACCGTGGCCTTTATCCTGATCTCGCCGCTGCTGGGTTTTATCCTCGGTTCGCTGATGATGGTGATTGTGGGCTGGACCTTCTTTCGCACGCCGCCGTCGCGCGTGGACCGCTGGTTCCGCCGCCTGCAGCTGGTGTCGGCATCGATGTACAGCCTGGGCCATGGGGGCAATGACGCGCAGAAGACCATCGGCATCATCTGGATGCTGCTGATCGCCAGCGGCCATGTGGTGGCCGGCGGCCAGCCGCCGACCTGGGTGATCGTCAGCTGCTACGTGGCCATCGGCATGGGCACGCTGTTCGGCGGCTGGCGGATCGTGCGCACCATGGGCCAGAAGATCACCAAGCTCAAGCCGGTCGGCGGCTTCTGCGCCGAGACGGGCGGGGCGATCACGCTGTTCTTTGCCTCGGCGCTGGGCGTGCCGGTATCGACCACGCATACCATCACCGGCGCCATCGTCGGCGTCGGCTCTGCGCAGAAGATGTCGGCGGTGCGCTGGGGCGTGGCCGGCAATATCGTCTGGGCCTGGGTGCTGACGATTCCGGCATCGGCCTTCATGGCGGCGATCGCATGGTGGATCGGGCGGCATATCCTGTAA
- a CDS encoding DUF47 domain-containing protein, whose amino-acid sequence MFGRFMPTEGKFFEYFNQHADCAVTAAHELQALVNDLPNAEAHARRVQATEKKADRITHDTIDLLHKTFITPLDRDEIHKLITTMDDILDLMEDVAETISLYDVTNLTDEALRLAAICVQCCDQVKIAVGLLEDMGNASTILKTAQQIDQLESEADRVMRSAMSKLFRDETDVKRLIKLKAIYEQLETITDKCEDVANIIEGIVLENA is encoded by the coding sequence ATGTTCGGCCGATTCATGCCCACGGAGGGCAAGTTCTTCGAATATTTCAACCAGCATGCCGACTGCGCGGTGACCGCCGCCCATGAGCTCCAGGCACTGGTCAACGACTTGCCCAACGCCGAGGCCCATGCGCGCCGCGTCCAGGCCACCGAAAAGAAGGCCGACCGGATCACGCACGACACCATCGACCTGCTGCACAAGACCTTCATCACGCCGCTGGACCGCGACGAGATCCACAAGCTCATCACGACCATGGACGACATCCTGGACCTGATGGAAGACGTGGCCGAGACCATCTCGCTGTACGACGTGACCAACCTGACCGACGAGGCGCTGCGCCTGGCGGCCATCTGCGTGCAGTGCTGCGACCAGGTCAAGATCGCGGTGGGCCTGCTTGAGGACATGGGCAACGCCAGCACCATCCTGAAGACCGCGCAGCAGATCGACCAGCTCGAGTCTGAAGCCGACCGCGTGATGCGCTCGGCGATGTCCAAGCTGTTCCGTGACGAGACCGACGTCAAGCGCCTGATCAAGCTGAAGGCCATCTACGAACAGCTCGAGACGATCACCGACAAGTGCGAGGACGTCGCCAACATCATCGAAGGCATCGTCCTGGAAAACGCCTGA
- a CDS encoding replicative DNA helicase yields the protein MNAPVADPQLENLKVPPHSIEAEQSVLGGLLLDNAAWDRIADFISEADFYRFDHRMIFQSIARLISATKPADVITVYEMLQVAGKAEEVGGLAYLNSLAQNTPSAANIRRYAEIVRERSVLRKLVTAADDIASAAFAPKGREVRELLDEAESKVFAIAEEGSRGQKGFQEIQPLLTQVVERIDELYHRDSTTDVTGVPTGFIDLDKMTSGMQPGDLVIVAGRPSMGKTAFSLNIGEHVAVEQGLPVAVFSMEMAGTQLAMRMLGSVGRLDQHRLRTGRLLDEDWPRLTHAIQRMNDTQLFIDETPALNPMELRARSRRLARQCGQLGLIIIDYLQLMSGSGGGENRATEISEISRSLKGLAKELNCPVIALSQLNRSLEQRPNKRPVMSDLRESGAIEQDADVILFIYRDEVYNADSQDKGTAEIIIGKQRNGPIGTVRLTFLGQFTKFDNFSGGPAFFDNDT from the coding sequence ATGAACGCGCCTGTCGCCGACCCCCAACTCGAGAACCTCAAGGTCCCGCCGCATTCCATCGAAGCCGAGCAATCGGTGCTGGGTGGCCTGCTGCTGGACAACGCCGCCTGGGACCGCATTGCGGACTTCATCTCCGAGGCGGATTTCTACCGTTTTGACCACCGGATGATCTTCCAGAGCATCGCCCGGTTGATCTCGGCCACCAAGCCGGCCGACGTGATCACGGTCTATGAAATGCTGCAGGTGGCTGGCAAGGCCGAGGAGGTGGGCGGGCTGGCCTACCTGAATTCGCTGGCGCAGAACACGCCCAGCGCGGCCAATATCCGCCGCTACGCCGAGATCGTGCGTGAGCGCTCGGTGCTGCGCAAGCTGGTGACGGCGGCCGACGATATCGCCTCGGCCGCGTTTGCGCCCAAGGGCCGCGAGGTGCGCGAACTGCTGGATGAGGCCGAATCCAAGGTCTTTGCGATTGCCGAAGAAGGCTCGCGCGGCCAGAAGGGTTTCCAGGAAATCCAGCCGCTGCTGACCCAGGTGGTCGAGCGCATCGACGAGCTGTATCACCGCGATTCCACCACCGACGTCACCGGCGTCCCGACCGGCTTCATCGACCTGGACAAGATGACCAGCGGCATGCAGCCGGGCGACCTGGTCATCGTGGCCGGCCGCCCGTCGATGGGCAAGACCGCGTTCTCGCTGAACATCGGCGAGCACGTGGCGGTGGAGCAGGGCTTGCCGGTGGCAGTGTTCTCGATGGAAATGGCGGGCACCCAGCTGGCCATGCGTATGCTCGGCTCGGTCGGCCGCCTCGACCAGCACCGGCTGCGCACGGGCCGCCTGCTGGATGAAGACTGGCCGCGGCTGACGCATGCGATCCAGCGCATGAACGACACCCAGCTGTTCATCGACGAAACGCCGGCGCTGAACCCGATGGAGCTGCGTGCCCGTTCGCGGCGCCTGGCGCGCCAGTGCGGGCAGCTTGGCCTGATCATCATCGATTACCTTCAGCTGATGTCAGGTTCCGGCGGCGGCGAGAACCGCGCCACGGAAATTTCCGAAATTTCCCGTTCGCTCAAGGGCCTGGCCAAGGAACTCAACTGCCCGGTGATTGCACTGTCGCAGCTGAACCGAAGCCTGGAACAGCGCCCCAACAAGCGTCCGGTGATGTCCGACCTGCGCGAATCCGGCGCTATCGAACAGGATGCCGACGTGATCCTGTTCATCTACCGCGACGAGGTCTATAACGCGGACTCCCAGGACAAGGGCACGGCCGAGATCATTATCGGCAAGCAGCGTAACGGCCCGATCGGCACGGTGCGCCTGACCTTCCTGGGCCAGTTCACGAAGTTCGACAACTTCAGCGGCGGCCCGGCTTTCTTCGACAACGACACCTGA
- the rplI gene encoding 50S ribosomal protein L9, whose translation MQIILLEKVVNLGNLGDIVKVKDGYARNFLIPGKKARRATQTAIAEFEVKRAELEKAAAEKLAAAQAEGEKLNGLTVQISQKSGVDGRLFGSVTNADIAEALAGQGFKLEKAQVRMPNGPLKMVGDHPVSVALHTDVVVDVTVSVVGESV comes from the coding sequence ATGCAAATTATTCTGCTGGAAAAAGTCGTCAACCTGGGCAACCTGGGTGACATCGTCAAGGTGAAGGACGGTTACGCCCGTAACTTCCTGATCCCGGGCAAGAAGGCCCGCCGCGCTACGCAAACCGCGATCGCCGAATTCGAAGTCAAGCGCGCCGAGTTGGAAAAGGCCGCTGCCGAGAAGCTGGCCGCCGCGCAAGCCGAAGGCGAGAAGCTGAACGGCCTGACGGTACAGATCAGCCAGAAGTCGGGTGTGGACGGCCGCCTGTTCGGTTCCGTGACCAACGCCGACATCGCTGAAGCCCTGGCTGGCCAAGGCTTCAAGCTGGAAAAGGCCCAGGTTCGCATGCCGAACGGCCCGCTGAAGATGGTGGGCGACCACCCGGTCAGCGTCGCGCTGCACACGGACGTCGTGGTCGACGTGACCGTGTCGGTCGTGGGCGAGAGCGTCTAA
- the rpsR gene encoding 30S ribosomal protein S18: MAFVKRDNKNKKRFQQQNPLFKRKRFCRFTVAGVEQIDYKDLDTLKDFIGDNGKITPARLTGTKAHYQRQLDTAIKRARFLALMPYTDLHKN; encoded by the coding sequence ATGGCATTCGTCAAACGTGACAACAAGAACAAGAAGCGCTTCCAGCAACAGAACCCGCTGTTCAAGCGCAAGCGCTTCTGCCGCTTCACCGTGGCTGGCGTGGAACAGATCGACTACAAGGATCTGGACACCCTGAAGGACTTCATCGGCGACAACGGCAAGATCACGCCGGCCCGCCTGACCGGTACTAAGGCTCACTATCAGCGTCAGCTGGATACGGCCATCAAGCGTGCGCGTTTCCTCGCGCTGATGCCGTACACCGACCTGCACAAGAACTGA
- the priB gene encoding primosomal replication protein N, with amino-acid sequence MNQLRLAATLAERDALRYTPAGVPVVNCILQYSGEAVEAQTPRQVEFAIAAMGIGQVGQRLERLPLGTLLDCEGFLARRHRNSKALVFHITGCKAFEKD; translated from the coding sequence TTGAACCAGCTTCGGCTTGCCGCCACCCTGGCGGAACGCGATGCCCTGCGCTATACCCCGGCCGGGGTCCCCGTCGTGAACTGCATCCTGCAGTACAGCGGCGAGGCCGTCGAGGCGCAAACGCCGCGGCAGGTCGAGTTTGCAATCGCAGCGATGGGGATCGGACAGGTTGGCCAGCGTCTGGAGCGGTTGCCGCTCGGCACGCTGCTCGACTGCGAAGGATTCCTGGCCCGCAGGCACCGCAACAGCAAGGCTCTCGTCTTTCACATCACTGGATGTAAAGCATTCGAAAAGGATTGA
- the rpsF gene encoding 30S ribosomal protein S6 gives MRHYEIVFIVHPDQSEQVPAMIERYKQLVTSQNGNVHRVEDWGRRQMAYMIQKLAKAHYVCLNIECGKETLAELEHAFKFNDAVLRHLIVQTKKAETAPSPMMKEVQREEARKAAQTTTEGQAA, from the coding sequence ATGCGTCATTACGAAATCGTCTTCATCGTCCACCCGGACCAGAGCGAACAAGTGCCGGCCATGATCGAGCGCTACAAGCAGCTCGTGACCTCGCAGAACGGCAACGTTCACCGCGTGGAAGACTGGGGCCGTCGCCAGATGGCTTACATGATCCAGAAGCTGGCCAAGGCTCACTACGTTTGCCTGAACATCGAATGCGGCAAGGAAACGCTGGCTGAACTGGAACACGCGTTCAAGTTCAACGACGCCGTCCTGCGCCACCTGATCGTGCAGACCAAGAAGGCCGAGACCGCACCTTCGCCGATGATGAAGGAAGTGCAGCGCGAAGAAGCCCGCAAGGCCGCGCAAACGACCACCGAAGGCCAGGCCGCCTGA